The Taeniopygia guttata chromosome 4A, bTaeGut7.mat, whole genome shotgun sequence genome has a segment encoding these proteins:
- the SH2D1A gene encoding SH2 domain-containing protein 1A isoform X2, with protein MDTVPVYHGAITREAGEKLLLAAGTDGSYLLRDSESIPGVYCLCVLHQGYVYTYRVSQTETGSWSAETAPGVHRRLFRKVHNLISAFQKPNQGIVTPLQNPVVNHMKASYSPGRNEGYDLRLQPS; from the exons ATGGACACGGTGCCCGTCTACCACGGGGCCATCACCcgagaggctggggagaagctgctgctggcggCGGGCACGGACGGCAGCTACCTGCTGCGGGACAGCGAGAGCATCCCGGGGGTCTACTGCCTCTGCGTGCT gcatCAGGGTTATGTTTATACCTACAGAGTGTCCCAGACAGAAACTGGATCCTGGAGTGCTGAG ACTGCGCCTGGGGTCCACCGGAGGCTCTTTCGGAAAGTGCACAACCTCATTTCGGCCTTCCAGAAACCCAACCAAGGCATTGTAACACCCCTGCAGAACCCAGTTGTCAACCACATGAAAGCCAGCTACTCTCCAG GGAGGAATGAAGGCTATGACCTCCGTCTGCAGCCATCATGA
- the SH2D1A gene encoding SH2 domain-containing protein 1A isoform X1, giving the protein MDTVPVYHGAITREAGEKLLLAAGTDGSYLLRDSESIPGVYCLCVLHQGYVYTYRVSQTETGSWSAETAPGVHRRLFRKVHNLISAFQKPNQGIVTPLQNPVVNHMKASYSPGTGGGRKPWLQLSRALHSVRDRGLRLTCIFDLN; this is encoded by the exons ATGGACACGGTGCCCGTCTACCACGGGGCCATCACCcgagaggctggggagaagctgctgctggcggCGGGCACGGACGGCAGCTACCTGCTGCGGGACAGCGAGAGCATCCCGGGGGTCTACTGCCTCTGCGTGCT gcatCAGGGTTATGTTTATACCTACAGAGTGTCCCAGACAGAAACTGGATCCTGGAGTGCTGAG ACTGCGCCTGGGGTCCACCGGAGGCTCTTTCGGAAAGTGCACAACCTCATTTCGGCCTTCCAGAAACCCAACCAAGGCATTGTAACACCCCTGCAGAACCCAGTTGTCAACCACATGAAAGCCAGCTACTCTCCAGGTACTGGTGGGGGGAGGAAACCTTGGCTGCAGTTGAGCAGAGCCCTCCACAGTGTCAGGGATAGAGGTCTTAGACTTACTTGTATATTTGACCTGAACTAG